ACGACCTCTTTGCGGTTGACAATCACTACGGTGGACTTGGTGGAGGCCACTATACTGCATACGCCAAGAACTTTATGAGCGGAGAGTGGAACGAGTATAATGGTGagtctttctctttccagaCGTCTTCGGCGTGAATAACTGACGTGGTCTAGATTCCTGCGTATCGAGACCCCTGGACCCACAAAGCGTGGTAACTTCTTCTGCCTATCTGCTGTTCTACCGACGTCGATCAGACCATGCGCTAGGCGGTAAGGAACTCCGAGAGATTACTGAATCCTACAAGAAAAACATGGATGATCCCGAGTCTCAAGCCAATTCGCGGGCACCATCTCCGTCGGGGGAAGGTCGGCGTCTCGGCGGCTCCTCCCGCAATGGGTCGTCGAGCGCTTTAGCCGGAGTCGGAGCAGCTCACCAGGCGGGAGTTGGTGGGGTGCGAGCCGGAACGCAAGCGAAGAACGGGGACAATGAATCACCGCCGGAATATTCCCAGAATCGACAGGAAGGTATGCTtctcgatgatgaagatgatgaggatgacggGGGAGTCCCAACCCACCGCCCGTGGCGCTTCGAAAATGAGCCCTCGTGGTCGTTCGGCGCAATTACGGAAGCTCACGGCCCTTCACAGAGAACAGGAATGCTTCCACTCTCTGAGAGTAGTGACGATGAGGTCTTTGACGATGATGCTGCCAGCGACCGGGCGGTTGGAGGAGGTAACATGAGCGACTCGGATATGCAATTGGCCTCGTTGACGGACGACCACGAGGGACAGCATGGCGTGCCATTTCCCGGGACACCTAGAGATGAGGCACAATCGATTCAGGACATCCCTCCGCCGTTGGACgccgacgatgatgacgaacTTCCAGTGGTAGAATTACGAGTAAACGACGAAGATCGGATGAATTCGGATTAAAAAAACCGACAATGAGATTTTTTTTGGGAAGCGCGAAGGTGGTTTGATCAGTGTGGTTACTACTGGCAAATGTTTATACGATTTCATTAATGAAGTCGATGCTTGATATTGCTTGGACAGAGTCTGTTCATTAAATAGAAGCTGGTTGCTTGCATTCGTTGGTTTGGATGGGTGGCCATGGTCATGGCATAGTTTTGCTTTTCGAAAAGTTGTGATTATGCATGGGCGATGTTGCATGGCATTGCTGTTTATAATTTAGAGTAGCTCATTTGATGTAGTGCGACAGGAATGGACTTACACTGCTCTTGTTTTTTGTCGTTCCTTCCTTGTTCTTCTAGTATACTTGTCGGTGGTAGGCAGTTTCCCTGGCGCCTTCCCAATTCAAACAGTTGCAGTGGCTACCTAGTCCTGGATTATATCCCGTTCCTCATCCTTCCCACACCACCATTTGTCTACTAACCACCATCAATCATCATCACTTGCTTACTCTTGCTTACTCTTGCTTcaattcattcattcattcaaCGCATCTCCAATTCTTACCCGATTCACTTCATCTCATCGCAGCTCACGCAACGCAACACAGCACAACAAACGCCAGACGAAATGGCATACTCCAACTTCTTCCACAGCAAACCACTCCCACTCCTTCCCCGAACCCCGTCTCCTTTGAAGAGGTATCACCCCGGAACGAAGATCTCCAAGGCCACTTTCGACTCCGGTTCCACTCGCGGTTCTACTCCCAGCCCTACTTCCTCTACGGGCCCGATCCCGATCCCCGTTCCGAGTCGGATGAGTTCGAGCGTGGAGATACCCGAGATACATTTCTCTCCTccgccgctttcgctgtCACCTTCGTCTTCTCTGTCGGGGTCTGAGGGGTCTTTTTCGGTGTCGTCTGACATTGGTGATGATCACGACCATTGCTGCTACGAGCAGTATCACCAGCCCGGTCACAATCATGAATACGGTACCTACTTTTCTACCAAGGAGAATGAAAATACCAACCACGTCCACGCTCAAACTCATACCCTCCACCCCACCCTCCTGATCCCAGGACCCGAAAAGGACAACCGCCGCAGCTCAGTTCTCAGCGACAGCGAGATCAGCGTTCTGGATTTGGGACCCAGTCTCAGTCCAACATCCTCTGGTTCTGCAACCGAAGTTTGCAGTCCGATTAGTCCGGTTGGTGATGCTGAGGGGGTTCCAGCACCTTCTTTGACCGTGGGAATGGCAATGAGTCCGGTGGGCCCAGTACCTGGCATCGACGGCGTGGAGAACGGTCCGTTTGCTTTAGAATTTGGAATTGGGCTTGGGGCTAAGGAGAAGAGTTACCGGGGACTGTCGACATCTAATTCTACTGGTTTGAATGGTGCTGTCGAGGCGGATACTTGGGACTACCGATACGGATATGGACGTCAATACGACTATGATTACGCGGAAGGAGATATGTTTGGATATGGCTATGGAGGAGACGGTTCCGACAGCCCCCATCCTCTATTGGTTATGCCACGGCTAGAACGGGATGGTGGTAGTAGTGGCAGGGCTAGTCACGAGCACAGGCATGTACGCAAGGCCGAAGTGACCGTGTCGTCGCCGGTATTGAGACCCCTGAGAACCACGCGGAAGGACAAGGCGAGACAGGCGGTATCTTTCTGGTCGAGGAGGGCTTTGGGGTTGTGATTCTTTCTTTGGTTCATTGTTATTGGTGTCTGGTGTTGATGAATTACTCTTGCTTATCTCTTTTTTGGGTTTAGGTTTGTAACATGGGTACTCGGTACTGGGGATAGAATAGGTATCGAAtgaattattattatttaatagACCGGACCTCAGCTCTAATAATCACAACACAATAACACTTTTGTGTATGTACAATGCGGTCGGTTAATTAGGTATTAAACATTGATCTTGCCATTTCCACATCAAAGAGCTCTATGGTCTGGTGTGCGTGATGAAGTTAAATATGTACCGGTGGAGCGACAGATTGAATGAATGTCGCAGCGAGTCAAAATCGAAGTCGAATCGAGACGTAGGAGTGTCGATAGagtaaaaaaaaaggaaaaacgtAGAAGATCCCAAATCAAGGAAGGTAGAAATGTCGAAAAATAGAAAACGCCAAACAAACCCCCAACCAAATATGTATAAAATCGAAAGGGCTCAAGAAACGAGAATGAAAACGAAAGCGGAAAACCTCAAGGAACGAACGGAAACCAATGTTTAATACTTCGCAACAGGCCACCCATCCTCATACTCGAGTCTGTTCCAGCCAAACTTGGCCGTGTTAAAGTCGTAGCTCACAGACGAGTTCAGGTAGTGGTAGTAGAGGATGTCACCGCCGATATCAGAGAGGACGGCCTGGCCGCCGGGGGCGTAGACGTCGCGGTTGGAGCCGTAGACGAGttcgccgccgccgtcgaCGAGGTCTTTGCCGGATTTGTCGGTGTAGGGGCCTTGAGGGTTTGAGGAGCGGCCGACCCGGATGCTGTATCTGTTGCTTTGTTAGTGCTGCTTTTTTGAAAGGTGGATGTGAAATGAGGGAGACTTACTCGTCACCGGGCTTGGGGAGGGCGTTAGGGTCCAGATCGCAGCACTTTCCGTGGCTGTACCAGAGGTAGAAGTAGGGGAAGTGGTAGGAGATGAACGCGCCCTCGATCGGGTGCGAGCCGCTGTCATCCCGGCAGTTGGGGTCTGGGTTGTTCCCGCCAGGGAACATGGCCTTTGGCTCAGCGGCGAGATGTCTCGAGTCGGACTTCACATTGTCGCCCAGAGAAATGAGATCGTCCTTCAGCGGCACCTGCCAGATACCCGACCAGTAGCTGCCGAAGTTCAGGTACGGCTTTCCGCCTGCGATGACCACCGAGGGGTCGATGGCGTTGGATGTGCCGAAAGGGTATTTGCCCGAGCCCTTGCCGGTGCCGGTTTGGATGATGGGCCCGTGGTCTTTCCAGTTACCTGGGCCTGGGTGGTCGGAGACAGCGACGCCGATGGCGCTGTCGCGGCAGCCGGCTTGCGAGACGCCGTAGTAGATGTAGAATTTGCCGTTCAGAGCGATGGTGTTGGGGGCCCAGGGGGCGGTGCGGTCACCCTTTGGGATGACGGAGTCGGCGTCCAGGGCGTTGCCGAGTCTGGTCCATGGGCCGTCGAGGCTGGGGGCGGAATGGATGGGAATGTGTGTGTCGACGCCATAGG
This sequence is a window from Aspergillus chevalieri M1 DNA, chromosome 5, nearly complete sequence. Protein-coding genes within it:
- a CDS encoding arabinan endo-1,5-alpha-L-arabinosidase (CAZy:GH43;~COG:G;~EggNog:ENOG410Q19N;~InterPro:IPR016840,IPR023296,IPR006710;~PFAM:PF04616;~SECRETED:SignalP(1-20);~go_function: GO:0004553 - hydrolase activity, hydrolyzing O-glycosyl compounds [Evidence IEA];~go_function: GO:0046558 - arabinan endo-1,5-alpha-L-arabinosidase activity [Evidence IEA];~go_process: GO:0005975 - carbohydrate metabolic process [Evidence IEA]), producing MIASKLKLLASLSILSLANAASIQQPRSPPSSSKEPFAQTHGTDLNIHDPSIVRDGDTYYSYGVDTHIPIHSAPSLDGPWTRLGNALDADSVIPKGDRTAPWAPNTIALNGKFYIYYGVSQAGCRDSAIGVAVSDHPGPGNWKDHGPIIQTGTGKGSGKYPFGTSNAIDPSVVIAGGKPYLNFGSYWSGIWQVPLKDDLISLGDNVKSDSRHLAAEPKAMFPGGNNPDPNCRDDSGSHPIEGAFISYHFPYFYLWYSHGKCCDLDPNALPKPGDEYSIRVGRSSNPQGPYTDKSGKDLVDGGGELVYGSNRDVYAPGGQAVLSDIGGDILYYHYLNSSVSYDFNTAKFGWNRLEYEDGWPVAKY